One genomic window of Gossypium hirsutum isolate 1008001.06 chromosome D11, Gossypium_hirsutum_v2.1, whole genome shotgun sequence includes the following:
- the LOC107912401 gene encoding piezo-type mechanosensitive ion channel homolog isoform X1: MGNFLAGFLLPLLLLTAALSNWSLISLVDLIAFLLIQYAAPKIGFRFRRQYLLLWPVIIFSLLVFSSQAVYLVVWAVEGYKQSVGEAWWMKLIGFMIIQSWKSPTVIYFLAVQLLVVIVAVLDIHDNRFGLVQWRCSCWSNFLTAIERLGSHLRVTSCLLLPPIQLVAGISHPSWISLPFFVSSCVGLVDWSLTSNFLGLFRFWKALQLYAGFNIILLYVYQIPLEFSDMLPRIADFVGLFKISSTSEWPEICSAVSLVLFYIMLSYVKYDLEEMDFIMSMQESNLTEQLLPSKHSFFIRQSRSGVRHTNVLLRKAAFRTFTINFFTYGFPVSLFALSFWSFHFASICAFGLLAYVGYILYALPSLFRLHRLNGLLLVFILSWAVSTYIFNVAFAFLNRNFGKDMGIWEMVGFWHYPIPGFFLLAQFCLGILVALGNLVNNSVFVYLSDKDALSSNNSPGEGMKIYILSAIEFSFGICMRGPLLGCLQESKYIFRIPQQGRNSEVVHLQMDGETKVFIVATIAWGLRKCSRAIMLALIFIIAMKPGFIHAIYIIFFLIYLLSHNISRNIRRSLILLCEAHFALLYLLQIDLISNALEQKCSSIFEIMSQLGVLKHHSSWNFLEIALLGCFCAIHNHGFEVLFSFSAIVQHTPCPPVGFSILRAGLNKSVLLSVYVSPNTSFCYDNPSYERTIASFLSGIGQKFLSIYRSCGTYIALLTILLTVFMVTPNYISFGYIFLLLVWIIGRQLGERTKRHLWFPLKTYAVMVFIFVYSLSSFTSFRIWLSGFMDLYFYLGYESEASLLDNIWQSLAVLIVMQLYSYERRKNKYYRTNFSNPLDSGVLGFAKRFLIWHSQKILFVSLFYASLSPICAFGFLYLLGLVICSTLPKASRIPSKSCLVYTGFLVTTEYLFQMWGKQAGMFPGQKHSDLSLILGLRVYELGFWGVESALRGKVLVITACVLQYNVFFWLDNMPTGISNKGKWEEPCPLFLSAEDAFTNGFVSNGEDKPSTIGTVPIRQARPANSSWASLSLALSQALRPASSKAGGSEVSSGRKFSFGYFWGSTKEIHKWNRKRILALREERFETQKALLKIYLKFWIENMFNLLGLEINMIALLLASFALLNALSMLYIALVAACVLLNRWIIRKLWPVLVFLFASILILEYIAIWKSMFPPNQQSQTEIRCHDCWNNSASYFQYCRSCWLGLIIDDPRMLISYFLVFLLASFKLHADHSSYFSQSTYRKMMSQHKNLFVWRDLSFEMKSMWTFLDYVRLYCYCHLLDLVLVLILITGTLEYDILHLGYLAFALVFFRMRLEILKKKNKMFKFLRIYNSVVIVLSLAYQSPFVGEFSSGKCNSVNYIYDVIGFYKYDYGFRINTRSVLVEIIIFMLVSLQSYMFSSQESDYVSRYLEAEQIGAIVREQEKKAAWKTAQLQQSRESEEKKHQRNVQVEKMKSEMLNLQIQLHNMNSIASLSDVSPDDESLQRSVSLTSNRDIGPPDKEESTLWEREQTIKEDIVAPPEAHACAACIKGENPEVVESPKNSMEHRPCEITEIEHDADHAIFDTEKRGKSQSKDNPLISAVHLLGDGVSQVQSIGNQAVNNLVNFLNIKPDDSDMNEHSSVKGEAYDETESQKMQNMNLNRSSSLQSDKISNTTSLQLGRILCHIWSQMQSNNNVVCYCLFVLVFLWNFGLLSMVYLAALFLYALCVNNGPTYIFWVIMLIYTEAYILFQYMYQIAIQHCGLSINSDLLRNIGFPTCEIKSSFVVCSLPLFLVYLFTLIQSSISAKDGEWMFSTDFNFHRRSSHYRKEVLVNYSWSKRVSKLLQYVINMVKQVTRRFFWYWKSLIQGAETPPYFVQLSMDVHLWPDDGVQPERVESGINRLLGIVHDERCTKKISGHCPFASRVQVQSIKRSQENQNVALIVFEVVYASRLTGCTSADWYKSLTPAADVAKEIRKAKHAGLVEEMGFPYQILSAVGGGKREFDLYAYIFVADLTVFFLVAMFYQSLIKNNSEILNVYQLEDQFPIEFVIILMIIFFLIVVDRVLYLCSFAAGKVIFYLFNLVLFTYSITRYAWRMKPSDQHAGKLALRAIFLAKAVSLALQGVQIRHGIPQKATLYWQFLTSRVSRINYLGYRLYRALPFLYELRCVLDWSCTMTSLTMYDWLKLEDINASLYLAKCDAVLNRATHRQGQKQKKMTKCCNGICLFFILICVIWTPMLMYSSGNPTNIANPINDASFQLDISTGGGRLTLYQTTLCEKLQWDNLNSDVNFDAYNKNDIQLICCQADATILWLVSDVVQRRFIEFLDWDMDMIITSTWLLTRERPKGKEVVKYEKPVDSKDLPEPSDVQKVFNGSTISFRIYNLYPRYFRVTGSGEVRSFEQEVTSGPISVSADLVINRAASEWWSFHDLDSSHIRGCGGLTGPTAVIVSEETPPQGILGDTLSKFSIWGLYITFVLAVGRFIRLQCSDLRMRIPFENLPSCDRLIAICENIYAARAEGELGVEEVLYWTLVKIYRSPHMLLEYTKPD, translated from the exons ATGGGAAATTTTCTTGCTGGGTTTCTCCTGCCTCTGCTGCTTCTAACGG CTGCATTGAGCAATTGGAGTTTGATCTCTCTTGTTGATTTGATAGCTTTCCTTCTTATTCAGTATGCTGCACCCAAAATAG GATTTCGTTTCCGGAGGCAATATTTGTTACTTTGGCCTGTTATCATCTTTTCCCTACTTGTTTTTTCCTCACAAGCTGTATATCTTGTTGTATGGGCGGTTGAAGGTTATAAACAGAGTGTAGGAGAGGCTTGGTGGATGAAACTAATTGGTTTTATGAT AATCCAATCTTGGAAATCTCCTACTGTGATTTATTTCTTGGCTGTACAACTGCTAGTGGTGATTGTTGCTGTGCTTGATATACATGATAACAGATTTGGTCTTGTCCAATGGCGGTGTTCTTGTTGGAGTAATTTCTTAACCGCTATCGAACGTCTAG GTTCCCATCTTAGAGTTACTTCCTGTTTGCTTCTACCTCCTATTCAGCTGGTTGCGGGAATTAGCCATCCCTCTTGGATTTCTTTGCCTTTTTTTGTTAGTAGTTGTGTTGGGCTAGTGGATTGGTCTTTGACAAGCAATTTTCTAGGACTATTCAG GTTCTGGAAGGCTCTCCAGCTTTATGCAGGTTTCAACATCATCTTGCTTTATGTGTACCAGATCCCTTTAGAGTTTTCAGATATGTTACCGAGGATTGCTGATTTTGTTGGTCTATTCAAAATATCTTCAACATCTGAGTGGCCTGAAATATGCTCTGCTGTTTCTCTTGTACTTTTTTACATCATG CTATCCTATGTCAAATATGATTTGGAGGAAATGGATTTTATCATGTCCATGCAAGAAAGTAACTTGACAGAGCAACTACTTCCCTCAAAGCATTCATTCTTCATTCGTCAATCAAG ATCTGGTGTACGGCATACCAATGTTTTACTACGAAAGGCAGCTTTCCGGACTTTCACCATCAACTTTTTCACTTATGGTTTTCCA GTATCCTTGTTTGCCCTTTCCTTTTGGAGTTTTCATTTTGCAAGTATATGTGCTTTTGGGCTACTTGCATATGTTGGCTACATTCTGTATGCCCTTCCTTCGCTGTTTCGTTTACACCGGTTAAATGGGCTCCTTCTTGTCTTCATTCTCTCGTGGGCTGTTAGTACCTATATATTCAATGTAGCATTTGCATTCTTGAATAGGAATTTTGGGAAG GATATGGGAATTTGGGAGATGGTTGGATTTTGGCATTATCCCATACCAGGGTTTTTCTTGCTTGCACAATTTTGTCTAGGAATTTTGGTTGCTTTGGGTAATCTTGTAAATAACTCTGTTTTCGTCTACTTATCTGATAAGGATGCACTATCATCAAACAACTCTCCTGGGGAAGGTATGAAGATCTATATTCTGAGTGCTATTGAATTCTCTTTTGGCATTTGCATGAGAGGACCATTATTAGGTTGTCTTCAGGAATCCAAATATATCTTTAGAATTCCTCAGCAGGGACGTAATTCTGAAGTTGTGCATTTACAGA TGGATGGAGAGACCAAGGTATTCATTGTGGCTACAATTGCATGGGGATTGCGAAAATGTTCTCGAGCTATCATGCTTGCTCTGATATTTATCATAGCAATGAAACCCGGATTTATCCATGCTATATATA TAATTTTCTTTTTGATCTATCTTTTGAGCCACAACATCAGCAGAAATATACGCCGGTCTCTGATTCTTCTTTGTGAAGCTCACTTCGCATTATTGTACCTTCTTCAGATTGATTTGATCTCTAATGCTTTGGAGCAAAAATGCTCCTCAATTTTTGAAATCATGTCGCAGTTAG GTGTCCTTAAACATCACAGCTCGTGGAACTTTCTGGAAATAGCTTTGCTCGGTTGCTTTTGTGCAATACATAACCATGGGTTTGAGGTGCTTTTTTCATTCTCAGCAATTGTGCAGCACACCCCTTGTCCTCCTGTTGGGTTCAGCATCTTGAGAGCTGGTTTAAACAAATCTGTCCTCTTGTCAGTATATGTATCCCCAAACACATCCTTCTGCTATGATAATCCTTCTTATG aGAGAACGATAGCATCATTCCTTAGTGGAATTGGGCAgaaatttttatcaatatatcGATCATGTGGAACCTACATCGCTTTGCTGACTATTCTTCTTACAGTTTTCATGGTGACACCCAACTATATATCATTTGGATACATCTTCCTTCTTCTTGTTTGGATTATCGGAAGACAACTTGGTGAGAGAACAAAAAGGCACTTATGGTTTCCATTAAAAACATATGCTGTCATGGTGTTCATTTTTGTCTATAGCTTAAGCAGTTTTACCAGCTTTAGGATTTGGTTGTCTGGATTTATGGATCTGTACTTTTATTTGGGTTATGAATCTGAAGCTTCATTGTTGGATAATATTTGGCAATCTCTAGCAGTTTTAATTGTGATGCAACTTTATAGCTATGAAAGGAGGAAGAACAAGTACTACAGGACTAATTTTTCCAATCCTTTAGATTCTGGGGTACTTGGCTTTGCCAAGCGATTTCTGATTTGGCACAGCCAGAAGATCCTGTTTGTCTCATTATTCTATGCGTCTCTGTCTCCAATTTGTGCTTTTGGATTCTTGTATCTACTTGGCCTTGTCATATGTTCAACTTTACCTAAGGCTTCTCGGATCCCATCCAAATCATGCTTAGTTTATACTGGATTTCTGGTCACAACAGAGTATCTTTTTCAGATGTGGGGTAAACAAGCTGGAATGTTTCCAGGGCAAAAACATTCTGATCTGTCACTCATTTTGGGTCTCCGAGTATATGAGCTGGGATTTTGGGGTGTAGAATCGGCCTTGAGGGGAAAGGTGCTGGTAATTACTGCATGTGTCCTTCAGTACAATGTCTTCTTTTGGTTGGATAATATGCCAACCGGTATTTCAAATAAAGGCAAGTGGGAAGAACCTTGTCCTTTATTTTTGTCAGCAGAGGATGCCTTCACCAATGGCTTCGTGTCTAATGGGGAAGATAAACCATCTACTATTGGAACGGTACCTATAAGACAAGCCAGACCAGCAAACAGTTCGTGGGCATCTTTGAGCCTTGCTTTATCTCAAGCGCTTCGTCCTGCATCCTCGAAAGCAGGAGGCTCTGAGGTTAGCAGTGGGAGAAAATTTTCATTTGGATATTTTTGGGGAAGTACCAAGGAGATTCACAAGTGGAACAGGAAGAGGATCCTTGCACTAAGAGAAGAAAGATTCGAGACTCAGAAGGCtctcttaaaaatatatttgaaattctGGATAGAAAACATGTTTAACCTTCTTGGTCTTGAGATTAATATGATTGCTTTGCTTCTTGCAAGTTTCGCTTTGTTGAATGCCTTATCTATGCTATATATTGCATTAGTTGCTGCTTGTGTTCTTTTGAATCGCTGGATAATACGTAAATTATGGCCAGTGCTTGTATTCTTGTTTGCTTCCATTCTCATCCTTGAGTATATTGCCATCTGGAAGAGTATGTTTCCTCCAAATCAACAGAGTCAGACTGAAATCCGCTGCCATGACTGCTGGAATAACTCAGCTTCATATTTCCAGTATTGCAGGAGCTGTTGGCTGG GACTGATCATTGATGATCCCCGAATGCTTATCAGCTACTTTTTGGTCTTTCTGCTGGCTAGTTTCAAACTTCATGCAGATCACTCATCCTATTTCTCGCAGTCAACCTATCGGAAAATGATGTCTCAGcataaaaatttatttgtttggcgagatctctcttttgaaatgaaaagcATGTGGACTTTTCTTGACTACGTAAGACTTTATTGTTATTGCCATCTATTGGACCTTGTCCTGGTACTGATTTTGATTACTGGAACTCTTGAGTATGATATTCTGCACCTTGGTTATCTTGCTTTTGCTCTTGTTTTTTTTCGGATGAGGCTTGAAATTCTCAAGAAGAAGAATAAAATGTTCAAGTTCTTGCGTATCTACAACTCCGTGGTCATTGTTCTTTCTCTTGCCTATCAATCTCCTTTTGTAGGGGAGTTTAGTTCTGGGAAGTGCAACTCTGTGAACTACATATACGATGTCATTGGATTTTATAAGTATGACTATGGGTTTCGAATTAATACCAGATCTGTACTTGTTGAGATTATCATTTTTATGTTGGTATCCCTTCAGTCATATATGTTTTCCTCCCAAGAGTCTGATTACGTGTCACGATATCTTGAAGCAGAGCAAATTGGTGCCATTGTACGCGAGCAAGAGAAAAAAGCTGCATGGAAAACTGCACAGTTACAACAGAGTCGTGAATCTGAGGAGAAGAAACATCAGCGCAACGTGCAAGTGGAGAAGATGAAATCTGAGATGCTTAACTTGCAAATACAGCTTCATAACATGAACTCAATTGCAAGTCTGAGTGATGTTTCTCCTGATGATGAAAGCCTACAGAGGAGTGTTTCTCTTACTTCAAATAGGGATATTGGGCCTCCTGACAAAGAGGAAAGCACTCTTTGGGAGCGAGAGCAAACTATTAAGGAGGATATTGTAGCCCCTCCTGAAGCACATGCATGTGCTGCTTGTATTAAAGGAGAAAATCCTGAAGTAGTGGAATCTCCAAAGAATTCCATGGAACATAGACCTTGTGAGATCACCGAAATTGAGCATGATGCTGATCATGCTATTTTCGATACAGAGAAAAGGGGGAAAAGCCAATCAAAGGACAATCCTTTAATTTCTGCTGTACACCTCTTAGGTGATGGTGTTTCTCAGGTACAGTCCATTGGAAATCAGGCTGTTAATAACCTTGTCAATTTCTTGAACATTAAACCTGATGATTCTGATATGAATGAGCACTCGTCTGTCAAGGGTGAGGCATATGATGAGACTGAGAGCCAAAAGATGCAGAATATGAATTTGAATCGTTCTTCTTCTCTGCAATCTGATAAAATTTCCAATACTACAAGTTTGCAGCTGGGAAGGATCTTATGCCATATATGGTCCCAAATGCAGTCTAATAACAATGTTGTGTGCTACTGCTTATTCGTCCTTGTCTTTCTGTGGAACTTCGGTTTGCTTTCTATGGTGTATCTTGCAGCTCTTTTCTTGTATGCTCTATGTGTGAATAATGGACCAACTTATATCTTCTGGGTTATTATGCTCATTTACACTGAGGCTTACATTTTGTTTCAGTACATGTACCAAATTGCAATCCAGCATTGTGGTTTGAGTATCAATTCAGACCTACTTCGTAACATAGGATTTCCTACTTGTGAAATCAAGTCATCTTTTGTTGTGTGTTCATTGCCTCTATTTCTTGTCTACTTATTTACCCTCATACAGAGCTCTATAAGTGCAAAAGATGGTGAATGGATGTTCTCTACTGACTTTAACTTCCATAGGAGGAGTTCTCATTATAGAAAAGAGGTTCTTGTGAACTACAGCTGGAGCAAAAGGGTGTCAAAGTTGCTCCAATATGTAATAAATATGGTGAAACAGGTAACTAGAAGATTCTTCTGGTACTGGAAATCATTGATACAGGGAGCAGAAACTCCTCCTTATTTTGTTCAACTGTCAATGGATGTTCACTTATGGCCAGATGATGGGGTACAGCCAGAAAGGGTCGAGTCTGGTATAAACCGACTACTCGGGATAGTTCATGATGAAAGATGTACTAAAAAAATCTCTGGTCATTGCCCATTTGCTAGTAGGGTTCAGGTTCAAAGCATTAAAAGAAGTCAAGAAAACCAAAATGTAGCTTTGATTGTTTTTGAGGTGGTTTATGCATCTCGCTTGACAGGATGCACATCAGCAGATTGGTACAAGTCTTTAACTCCAGCAGCTGATGTGGCAAAAGAAATTCGCAAGGCAAAGCATGCTGGGCTTGTTGAAGAGATGGGATTCCCTTACCAAATACTCTCTgcagttggtggtggaaaaaggGAATTTGATCTCTACGCTTACATTTTTGTTGCTGATCTTACTGTTTTTTTCTTAGTCGCAATGTTCTACCAATCTCTCATAAAGAACAACAGtgaaattttaaatgtttatcaGCTAGAAGATCAATTTCCTATAGAGTTCGTAATTATCTTAATG ATCATCTTTTTCTTGATCGTTGTTGATCGTGTACTTTATCTATGTTCATTCGCAGCAGGAAAAGTTATTTTCTACCTTTTCAACCTCGTTCTCTTCACATATTCGATTACAAGGTATGCTTGGCGGATGAAACCTTCAGACCAGCATGCTGGAAAACTAGCACTCCGTGCGATATTTCTTGCTAAAGCAGTTTCTTTAGCACTTCAGGGTGTACAAATTCGACATGGAATTCCTCAGAAAGCCACCTTGTATTGGCAGTTTTTGACCAGCAGGGTTTCAAGAATTAATTACTTGGGCTATAGGCTTTATCGGGCTCTACCATTTCTTTATGAATTACGATGTGTACTCGATTGGTCATGCACGATGACATCTTTGACCATGTATGACTGGCTCAAA CTGGAAGACATAAATGCAAGTCTGTACCTTGCCAAATGTGATGCGGTGTTGAATAGAGCTACGCACAGACAAGGACAGAAGCAAAAAAAAATGACCAAGTGTTGCAATGGGATCTGTCTGTTCTTTATATTAATTTGTGTTATCTGGACTCCTATGCTG ATGTACAGCAGTGGTAATCCGACAAATATTGCAAATCCCATTAATGATGCAAGTTTTCAACTAGATATTAGTACTGGTGGTGGAAGGTTGACCTTGTATCAGACAACACTCTGTGAAAAGCTCCAATGGGATAATCTCAATTCTGATGTTAATTTTGATGCCTACAATAAGAATGATATACAATTGATATGCTGCCAAGCTGATGCAACTATTTTGTGGCTTGTCTCTGATGTAGTTCAGAGAAGGTTTATTGAGTTCCTTGACTGGGATATGGACATGATTATAACTTCTACATGGCTGCTTACAAGAGAACGACCAAAGGGCAAGGAAGTCGTGAAATATGAGAAACCTGTTGATTCCAAGGATCTTCCAGAACCTTCAGATGTCCAAAAGGTTTTCAATGGTTCTACAATCAGCTTTAGGATATATAATCTTTATCCAAGATACTTCCGTGTCACTGGTTCCGGTGAAGTCAGATCTTTTGAGCAAGAG GTTACTTCAGGACCTATTTCAGTGAGTGCGGATCTTGTTATCAATCGTGCAGCTTCTGAGTGGTGGTCATTCCATGATCTCGATTCATCTCATATAAGGGGCTGCGGAGGTTTGACAGGACCTACAGCCGTCATAGTATCCGAAGAAACACCACCAC AGGGTATACTTGGAGACACGCTAAGCAAGTTCAGCATTTGGGGTCTCTACATTACTTTTGTGCTTGCTGTTGGCCGCTTTATCAGGCTTCAATGTTCCGATTTAAGAATGAGGATACCGTTTGAAAACCTGCCTTCCTGTGACAG GTTGATAGCCATCTGTGAAAATATATATGCTGCAAGAGCAGAAGGTGAGCTTGGAGTTGAAGAAGTCCTTTATTGGACCCTTGTGAAGATTTATAGGTCACCTCACATGCTGCTTGAGTATACCAAACCCGACTAG